GCAGCCCGGTGCCTGCGACCGGCGGGGCTCAGCAGTAGCGCACGGCGCGCTGGCCGCGCACGAAGCCCCAGAGCGCGAGGCCGTGCTCGGCGGCCAGGCGGGCCGAGAGCGAGGTGGGTGCGCCGACGGCGACCAGGGAGCCGACCCCGGCCGAGACCGCCTTCTGCACCAGCTCGAAGCCGGCGCGACCCGAGACCACCAGGCAGGCCTCGGCGGGCGACGCGCCGGCCAGCAGCCGGGCACCGGTCACCTTGTCGACGGCGTTGTGGCGCCCGACGTCCTCGCGGACCACGAGCAGCTCGCCCTCGGCGGTCGCCAGGCCGGCGGCGTGCACGCCACCGGTGCGGTCGAAGACCCGCTGCGACTCCCGCAGCCGGTCGGGCAGGCGGCGTACGACGTCGGGCGGGGGCAGCGCGCCGGTCCAGGGGACGTCGGCGGTCACCGACAGGGCGTCGGCCACGCTGTCGGCGCCGCACACCCCGCAGGCCGAGGAGCCCGCGGAGAGCCCGTCGTGGCGCTGCCCGGGCTCGCGGGCGGGCGGTGCGTCGAGGGCGACCGTCACCACGTTGAGCTCCTGCTCGCGGGTCAGGTCGGCGT
The Nocardioides marinisabuli genome window above contains:
- a CDS encoding formate dehydrogenase accessory sulfurtransferase FdhD; the encoded protein is MTGLARRPGPTVRTRVTEHVGDEVRHHEDRLATEEPLEVRLVWPGAPARRVWVTMRTPGHDFELAAGWVRHEGLLSPGAGLSGVAYCTDADLTREQELNVVTVALDAPPAREPGQRHDGLSAGSSACGVCGADSVADALSVTADVPWTGALPPPDVVRRLPDRLRESQRVFDRTGGVHAAGLATAEGELLVVREDVGRHNAVDKVTGARLLAGASPAEACLVVSGRAGFELVQKAVSAGVGSLVAVGAPTSLSARLAAEHGLALWGFVRGQRAVRYC